A DNA window from Acidobacteriota bacterium contains the following coding sequences:
- the alaS gene encoding alanine--tRNA ligase: MKTSVEIRTTFLDFFREQGHRVVKSSSLIPGDDPTLLFTNAGMNQFKEVFLGLEQREYNRAVTCQKCMRVSGKHNDLDTVGRTPLHHTFFEMLGNFSFGDYFKREAVRFAWDLCTEVYGLEARRLHATVYKDDDEAYGLWREDIGVPRERVYRLGEEDNFWAMGDTGPCGPCAELHFDLGVSPLGHRDCELGCECGRYVEIWNLVFMQLNRDSQGRTTSLPSPSIDTGMGLERITAILQGVTSNYDTDLFQPLIQEAARLTSSSYGNDDRTDVSLRILADHSRACAFLIGDGVIPDNEGRGYVLRKILRRATRHGQLLGKEEPFLFTLATLAADLMSEPYPDLEPQREYLARVVRYEEEKFRATLDHGMGLFEEIVDRVRGSDGGTLPGKDLFRLYDTFGFPLDLARDLAQERSLEIDEPGFFAEMEKQRQRARASWKGAGKTLQPVHQELAGKGYETEFTGYEQLEAVPGSVLALVENQKLVPRLGPGEEGEVVLDRSPFYAEAGGQVGDRGTLETDSARFRILDTYTPAQGLRLSRVRVQQGELKPGDAVRSSVDLPRRRATARNHTSTHLMHAALRRILGVHVKQAGSLVAPDRLRFDFTHFRSVTPEELSQVEDLVNREIRRDSGVDTRVRSLDQALEEGATALFGEKYDSQVRVVSIPDFSLELCGGTHVGRTGEIGLFKITGEGSVSAGVRRIEALTGEAAMSRYSRMDAVVSSLSRRLKTPMTALEEEIRKSLEDLKQVRKQVDALQLKLAGQKSLDTLDRSRRVRGIRVVAEEVADLDRSSLRQLADQLKNRLQSGVVVLGTPIDGKVSLIAMVSDDLTDRIQAHVLIRKLARLVGGGGGGRPDMAEAGGRDVSRLGEALEQTYRLVEESLN, encoded by the coding sequence ATGAAGACATCCGTGGAAATCCGCACCACCTTTCTGGATTTCTTCCGGGAACAAGGCCATCGCGTCGTCAAGAGCAGTTCCCTGATTCCAGGAGACGACCCGACGCTGCTCTTCACCAACGCCGGGATGAATCAGTTCAAGGAAGTCTTTCTGGGCCTGGAACAGAGGGAATACAACCGTGCCGTCACCTGCCAGAAATGCATGCGGGTGAGCGGCAAGCACAACGATCTGGACACCGTGGGCCGAACGCCCCTCCACCACACCTTCTTCGAGATGCTGGGGAACTTCTCGTTCGGAGACTACTTCAAGCGAGAGGCCGTCCGATTCGCCTGGGACTTGTGCACCGAGGTGTACGGCCTCGAGGCCCGCCGGCTCCACGCCACGGTCTACAAGGACGACGACGAAGCCTACGGACTCTGGCGCGAAGATATCGGCGTTCCCCGGGAGCGGGTCTACCGCCTGGGAGAGGAGGACAACTTCTGGGCCATGGGAGACACCGGTCCCTGCGGACCCTGCGCCGAGCTGCACTTCGACCTGGGCGTCAGTCCGCTGGGTCACCGGGACTGCGAGCTGGGATGCGAATGCGGCCGTTACGTGGAGATCTGGAACCTGGTCTTCATGCAGCTCAACCGGGATTCCCAGGGCCGAACCACTTCCCTGCCCTCGCCGTCCATCGATACGGGCATGGGTCTGGAACGCATCACGGCGATTCTTCAGGGCGTGACCAGCAACTACGACACCGATCTGTTCCAACCTCTCATCCAGGAGGCCGCGCGCCTCACCTCCAGCTCCTACGGAAACGACGACCGGACGGATGTGAGCCTGCGCATCCTGGCCGACCACAGCCGCGCTTGCGCTTTCCTCATCGGGGACGGGGTCATACCGGACAACGAAGGCCGCGGCTACGTGCTCAGAAAAATCCTGCGGCGCGCCACTCGCCACGGTCAGTTGCTGGGGAAGGAAGAGCCTTTCCTGTTCACTCTGGCCACCCTGGCGGCCGATCTGATGAGCGAGCCCTATCCCGATCTGGAGCCCCAACGGGAGTACCTGGCGCGGGTGGTGCGCTACGAGGAGGAGAAGTTCCGGGCCACGCTCGACCACGGAATGGGCCTGTTCGAAGAGATCGTGGACCGGGTTCGGGGATCGGATGGCGGAACCCTTCCGGGCAAGGATCTGTTCCGGCTCTACGACACCTTTGGGTTTCCCCTGGACCTGGCGCGGGACCTGGCCCAGGAGCGCTCCCTGGAGATCGACGAGCCCGGTTTCTTCGCCGAGATGGAGAAGCAGCGGCAGCGGGCCCGCGCCAGTTGGAAAGGGGCGGGCAAGACTCTGCAGCCGGTGCACCAGGAGTTGGCCGGAAAGGGGTACGAAACGGAGTTTACGGGTTACGAGCAACTGGAAGCCGTCCCGGGCTCGGTCCTGGCGCTGGTGGAGAACCAGAAACTGGTTCCGCGGCTGGGACCTGGAGAAGAGGGCGAAGTGGTGCTGGACCGCAGTCCTTTCTATGCCGAGGCGGGAGGCCAGGTCGGAGATCGTGGGACTCTGGAGACCGACTCCGCCCGGTTCCGGATCCTCGACACCTACACTCCAGCCCAGGGACTGCGCCTCTCCCGCGTCCGTGTCCAACAGGGCGAGCTCAAGCCGGGAGACGCCGTTCGCTCCAGCGTGGATCTTCCCCGGCGGCGGGCCACCGCCCGAAACCACACTTCGACACACCTCATGCACGCCGCCTTGCGCCGGATCCTGGGAGTCCACGTCAAGCAGGCCGGATCTCTCGTCGCCCCCGATCGTCTCCGGTTCGACTTCACCCATTTTCGGTCGGTGACGCCTGAGGAGCTTTCCCAGGTAGAGGATCTGGTCAACCGGGAAATCCGCCGCGACAGCGGTGTCGACACCCGTGTCCGGAGCCTGGATCAAGCTCTCGAGGAAGGCGCCACCGCACTTTTCGGAGAGAAATACGATTCGCAGGTGCGGGTGGTCTCCATTCCCGATTTCAGCTTGGAGCTCTGCGGCGGCACCCACGTGGGAAGGACCGGAGAGATCGGCCTCTTCAAGATCACCGGCGAGGGAAGCGTCTCCGCCGGCGTGCGGAGAATCGAAGCTCTGACGGGAGAGGCGGCCATGTCCCGTTACTCCCGGATGGATGCCGTCGTATCCAGCCTCTCCCGGCGATTGAAGACTCCCATGACGGCCCTGGAAGAGGAGATCCGAAAGTCCCTGGAGGACCTCAAGCAGGTCCGGAAGCAGGTGGACGCCCTGCAGTTGAAGTTGGCCGGGCAGAAGAGCCTGGACACCCTGGACCGGTCGCGCCGGGTCCGGGGAATTCGCGTCGTGGCCGAAGAGGTGGCGGATCTGGACCGGAGCTCATTGCGCCAATTGGCCGATCAACTCAAGAACCGGCTCCAGTCCGGGGTCGTGGTCCTGGGAACGCCCATTGACGGGAAGGTCAGCCTGATCGCCATGGTCAGCGACGATCTGACCGATCGGATCCAGGCCCACGTTCTGATCCGCAAGCTGGCCCGGCTGGTGGGGGGAGGCGGAGGCGGACGGCCCGACATGGCCGAAGCCGGAGGCAGGGACGTTTCCCGGCTGGGAGAAGCCCTGGAGCAGACCTACCGGCTGGTGGAAGAGTCGCTGAACTGA
- a CDS encoding N-acetylmuramoyl-L-alanine amidase: MLIRFRLLPALFLVVVGGSPILSQDRKAAESAYAEAFRFGLELLAKPESKRTIPDYRKAVSLYRRVVDLDPDPEIAADSIYAVATLYDRMADRAPQGEYRREAVRAYRRLAREYPRSRHRGPALDRAEQLETPVLRKAPVSGKTPLAVVSEIRYRASENYTRVVIQLDREVQFEKQVLQSPDRIYFDLAGTRPGPDLNGRTISVDGVFIKRIRVARNRPEVVRVVLDYNKIRKQTVFALFEPFRIVIDTHGHGSGRKAKTTREFSTARPARPAPSAVATRRKPPETRRAAKRGPQEDLTLTRVLGLKVGRVVVDPGHGGHDAGAIGPGGLREKDLVLSIAKRLKPLLEQRLGTQVIMTRDDDRFIPLEERTAIANQHQADLFISIHGNSSHGRRATGAETFYLNFARSASAQEVATRENAASQRTVGELEDLVRQITKGTHNAESRKLAGVVQANLFSGIKKHRRPFLNRGVKTAPFIVLMGASMPSILTEVGFISNPDEERFLTTAENHQRVAEALFEGVKQYLQDLANAGSQGDLAGIQVRDRKGKKK; encoded by the coding sequence GTGCTGATCCGATTTCGTCTGCTTCCGGCGCTGTTCCTGGTGGTCGTTGGCGGGTCCCCGATCCTGAGTCAGGACCGCAAGGCCGCTGAATCGGCCTACGCCGAGGCCTTCCGGTTCGGACTTGAGCTGCTGGCCAAGCCGGAATCCAAGCGGACGATTCCCGACTACCGGAAGGCCGTCTCACTCTACCGCCGAGTCGTCGACCTGGATCCGGATCCGGAAATCGCCGCCGATTCCATTTACGCCGTCGCAACCCTGTACGACCGCATGGCCGATCGTGCGCCGCAGGGCGAATACCGCCGGGAAGCCGTTCGCGCCTATCGCCGCCTGGCCCGGGAATACCCGCGGTCGCGCCATCGCGGCCCCGCCCTCGACCGGGCCGAACAGTTGGAAACGCCGGTCCTCCGAAAGGCCCCGGTTTCCGGAAAGACGCCTCTGGCCGTGGTCTCCGAGATTCGCTACCGCGCCAGCGAGAACTACACCCGCGTCGTCATCCAACTGGACCGGGAGGTGCAGTTCGAGAAACAGGTCCTCCAGTCACCCGACAGGATCTATTTCGACCTTGCGGGAACCCGCCCGGGGCCCGATCTGAATGGACGAACCATCAGCGTGGACGGCGTCTTCATCAAACGGATCCGTGTCGCCCGAAACCGCCCGGAGGTGGTCCGTGTGGTTCTGGACTACAACAAGATCCGAAAACAAACCGTGTTCGCCCTGTTCGAACCGTTTCGCATCGTCATCGATACCCATGGCCACGGCTCCGGGCGGAAGGCCAAAACGACCCGGGAGTTCAGCACCGCCCGACCGGCTCGTCCGGCCCCTTCGGCCGTTGCGACTCGCAGAAAACCTCCGGAAACGCGGCGGGCCGCCAAACGCGGACCGCAGGAAGACCTCACCCTCACCCGGGTGTTGGGATTGAAGGTGGGACGTGTCGTCGTGGACCCCGGCCATGGCGGTCACGACGCGGGAGCCATCGGTCCCGGAGGCCTGCGGGAGAAGGACCTGGTCCTGAGCATCGCCAAACGCCTGAAGCCGTTGTTGGAACAGCGCCTCGGCACCCAGGTGATCATGACCCGGGACGACGACCGTTTCATCCCCCTGGAAGAGCGTACCGCCATCGCCAACCAGCACCAGGCCGATCTCTTCATCTCCATTCACGGAAACTCCAGCCACGGGAGACGGGCCACCGGGGCGGAAACCTTCTACCTGAACTTTGCCCGGTCCGCGTCGGCGCAGGAAGTGGCCACGCGGGAGAACGCCGCATCCCAACGCACGGTCGGAGAGCTCGAAGACCTGGTGCGCCAGATCACCAAGGGAACCCACAACGCCGAGTCGCGTAAATTGGCCGGTGTGGTACAGGCCAACCTGTTCTCGGGAATCAAGAAGCACCGCCGGCCATTCCTGAACCGCGGTGTCAAGACGGCTCCCTTCATCGTGCTCATGGGAGCGAGCATGCCCAGCATCCTCACCGAGGTCGGATTCATCAGCAATCCGGACGAAGAGAGGTTCCTGACCACTGCCGAGAACCATCAAAGGGTCGCCGAAGCCCTGTTCGAGGGTGTAAAACAGTACCTCCAAGACTTGGCTAACGCCGGCTCCCAGGGAGACTTGGCCGGAATTCAGGTGCGGGACCGAAAGGGGAAAAAGAAGTGA
- a CDS encoding branched-chain amino acid transaminase has translation MTEPKSSFVWYNGKLVPWEKATVHVMSHALHYGTSWFEGIRCYETRRGPEIFHFGEHVRRLFNSCKIYRTDIPFSRAEIEEAILETIRANSLRACYIRPLIFRGYGELGVNPLKNPIDVVILVWEWGRYLGEEGLEQGVDVCVSSWARAAPNTFPTLAKVGGNYINSTLINMEATLKGYTEGIALDTNGLVSEGAGENIFVIQDGTISTPPMASAILPGITRGAVITLARERGYPVIEEQISRERLYIADEVFLTGTAAEVTPVRSVDGIAVGPGRRGPVTSRIQEDFFDYVGGEVEDRHGWMTSVYREARVGA, from the coding sequence ATGACCGAGCCCAAGAGCAGTTTCGTCTGGTACAACGGAAAGCTGGTTCCGTGGGAAAAGGCGACTGTTCACGTCATGTCCCACGCCCTTCACTACGGCACCTCGTGGTTCGAGGGGATCCGCTGCTACGAGACTCGCCGCGGTCCCGAGATCTTCCATTTCGGGGAGCACGTTCGGCGCCTCTTCAACTCCTGCAAGATCTACCGAACCGATATTCCCTTTTCTCGGGCCGAAATCGAGGAAGCGATCCTGGAGACGATCCGGGCAAACTCCCTGCGGGCGTGCTACATCCGGCCGCTGATCTTCCGTGGCTACGGAGAATTGGGCGTCAACCCCCTCAAGAATCCCATCGACGTGGTCATCCTGGTCTGGGAATGGGGACGTTATCTGGGAGAGGAAGGCCTGGAACAGGGGGTCGACGTCTGTGTCTCCAGTTGGGCCAGGGCCGCTCCCAATACCTTTCCGACCCTGGCCAAGGTGGGCGGCAATTACATCAACAGCACCCTGATCAACATGGAGGCCACCCTGAAGGGGTACACCGAGGGCATCGCGCTCGACACGAACGGCTTGGTGAGCGAGGGCGCGGGAGAGAACATATTCGTGATTCAGGACGGGACGATCTCGACGCCACCGATGGCCAGCGCCATCCTTCCGGGAATCACCCGGGGCGCCGTGATCACGTTGGCCCGGGAACGCGGTTACCCCGTCATTGAAGAGCAGATATCGCGCGAGCGCCTCTATATCGCCGACGAGGTCTTCCTGACCGGCACGGCAGCAGAGGTCACCCCCGTCCGTTCCGTGGACGGCATCGCCGTGGGCCCGGGGAGACGGGGACCCGTCACCAGCCGGATTCAGGAAGACTTCTTCGACTACGTCGGAGGCGAGGTGGAGGATCGGCACGGCTGGATGACCAGCGTCTATCGGGAGGCTCGCGTCGGAGCATAG
- a CDS encoding VWA domain-containing protein translates to MGRFLPAALILLLGSPWANANERDLPPRFRVDVDMVALRVTVTDPLNRYVIGLEPEHFRVFERKVEQSIIHFSVDKAPISVGIILDRSGSMGDNMMSARNSVVRFLKQGNRQDEYFLITFNDRTSVVQDFTAQSENVQNQVTISNPKGRTALYDAIYLGLEKIRAARHDKKALIVITDGEDNSSRYTFSELKQYVKESDVQLYVIGERGRLPYGRDIIAEIISLTGGRAFFPNNFKQLDYFVDLIHTELRNQYLLGYVPTDRTFNGKWRKIKVKLDPPEGLPRLIVRAKKGYFAPNK, encoded by the coding sequence ATGGGTAGATTTCTCCCAGCCGCACTCATACTGTTGCTGGGGAGTCCCTGGGCAAACGCCAACGAGCGGGACCTGCCTCCCCGGTTCCGGGTGGATGTCGACATGGTGGCCCTTAGGGTCACCGTGACCGATCCCCTGAACCGTTATGTGATCGGCCTCGAACCCGAGCACTTCCGAGTCTTCGAACGCAAGGTCGAGCAGTCCATCATCCACTTCTCCGTCGACAAGGCGCCCATCAGCGTCGGCATCATCCTGGACCGAAGCGGGTCCATGGGCGACAACATGATGAGTGCGCGCAACTCCGTAGTCCGCTTCCTGAAGCAGGGCAACCGCCAGGACGAGTATTTCCTGATCACCTTCAACGACCGGACCTCGGTGGTCCAGGACTTCACCGCGCAGAGCGAGAACGTCCAGAATCAGGTCACCATCTCGAACCCCAAAGGCCGGACCGCTCTCTACGACGCCATCTATCTGGGCTTGGAAAAGATTCGCGCGGCGCGCCACGACAAGAAAGCTCTGATCGTGATCACGGACGGGGAAGACAACAGCAGCCGATACACCTTCAGCGAGTTGAAACAATACGTCAAGGAATCGGATGTCCAACTCTACGTGATCGGGGAACGGGGCCGGCTGCCCTATGGCCGGGACATCATCGCCGAGATCATCAGCCTGACCGGCGGCCGGGCTTTCTTTCCCAACAACTTCAAGCAGTTGGACTACTTCGTGGATCTGATCCACACCGAGCTTCGTAATCAGTACCTGTTGGGCTACGTCCCCACGGACCGAACCTTCAACGGTAAATGGCGGAAGATCAAGGTCAAGCTGGATCCCCCCGAAGGACTGCCCAGGTTGATCGTCCGCGCCAAGAAGGGTTATTTCGCTCCCAACAAGTAA
- a CDS encoding VWA domain-containing protein: MFLSTSIRAALAGLLFLNPALAAQSSGGTDAGRDRPFFRTEVDQVVLYAAVYDEDGELVSGLTSEDFVVLEDGAEVEITYFGQDDVPSTSGIVMDKSGSMRPKQDLAHRATKLFLALSHPDNEHFLIMFDDDVNLEEDFTRDPEDIRDMLDNTVVGGGTALYDAIYLGLEKAQNGSEAKKVVTVFTDGEDKDSYYRHEELLEKIARSNEVQLYVVALLDQSLSRDRGFFGVFKSQYDKLRATVDAISGQSGAKVYFPEELYELNDVFRRIASELRNQYRIAYITPNSLTNGGWRTIEVQLRNPGEKKLTIQAKKGYYGGPEKAGE; the protein is encoded by the coding sequence ATGTTCCTTTCCACTTCGATCAGGGCCGCTCTGGCCGGCCTTCTCTTTCTGAACCCGGCTCTTGCGGCACAATCATCGGGCGGCACGGACGCCGGACGGGACCGCCCCTTTTTCCGCACCGAAGTCGACCAAGTCGTCCTTTACGCCGCCGTTTATGACGAAGACGGCGAACTGGTTTCGGGCCTGACCTCGGAGGACTTCGTCGTTTTGGAAGATGGAGCCGAGGTGGAGATCACCTACTTCGGTCAGGACGACGTTCCCTCCACCAGTGGAATCGTCATGGACAAGAGCGGCAGCATGAGGCCCAAGCAGGATCTGGCCCACCGGGCGACGAAGCTGTTTCTTGCCCTGAGCCATCCGGACAATGAACATTTCCTGATCATGTTCGACGACGACGTGAATCTGGAAGAGGACTTCACCCGGGACCCGGAGGATATCCGGGACATGCTGGACAACACTGTCGTCGGCGGGGGAACCGCCCTCTACGACGCCATTTATCTCGGTCTCGAAAAGGCGCAGAACGGGTCCGAAGCCAAGAAGGTGGTCACCGTGTTCACCGACGGCGAGGACAAGGACAGCTACTACCGGCATGAAGAGCTTTTGGAGAAGATCGCCCGGTCCAACGAAGTCCAGCTCTACGTGGTGGCCCTGCTGGACCAGTCGTTGAGCCGGGACCGGGGCTTCTTCGGCGTGTTCAAATCCCAGTACGACAAGCTGAGGGCTACGGTCGATGCGATTTCGGGACAGAGCGGAGCCAAGGTCTACTTTCCCGAGGAGCTTTACGAGCTCAATGACGTCTTTCGACGAATCGCCAGCGAGCTCAGGAACCAATACCGGATCGCTTACATCACCCCCAATTCGTTGACCAACGGCGGTTGGCGGACCATTGAGGTCCAACTCCGAAACCCCGGAGAAAAAAAGTTGACGATTCAGGCAAAGAAGGGTTACTACGGCGGCCCGGAGAAGGCCGGGGAATGA
- a CDS encoding glycerate kinase: MTGGKSIRLERVLELVYRAALAAVDPGRTVRDSLFLDDEVLRVGDRNYPLRGFRRVFLAGAGKAAVPMARAVEQILGDRLSGGLVVVKYGHGGVLDRTRVMEAGHPEPDENGVAAASRILEFLDRNLTSRDLLLVLISGGGSALTPCPVPGITLSDKQAATSVLLNSGATIHEINAIRKHLSRFKGGRLLRHTHGAQVVSLLLSDVVGDDLSSIASGPTVPDPTRFEDCLGILRQYGIRTAVPGPVLRYLQEGAAGGVDAPRETPKENDPAFVKVQNRVVGSNILALKAAAAESRRLGFAPLILSSSIYGNTEDVAKVHVGIAREVLQSGLPVAPPCCIISGGETTVRVTGSGKGGRNQEFALWCAREMESWGAEPVLIASIGSDGNDGPTDAAGAWARPETTRRSRSLGLDPESYLGDNDSYHFFEKLGDLIITGPTQTNVMDLRFILVGS, translated from the coding sequence ATGACCGGCGGGAAGTCAATCCGGTTGGAAAGGGTCCTCGAGCTTGTCTACCGTGCGGCTCTGGCGGCGGTGGATCCGGGCCGGACGGTTCGAGACTCCTTGTTTCTGGACGATGAAGTGCTTCGCGTGGGAGACCGGAACTATCCGCTGAGGGGGTTCCGCAGGGTCTTCCTGGCCGGCGCCGGGAAGGCCGCCGTTCCCATGGCCCGCGCCGTCGAACAGATCCTGGGAGATCGTCTGAGCGGTGGTCTGGTGGTGGTCAAGTACGGGCACGGCGGAGTTCTGGACAGAACCCGGGTGATGGAGGCCGGGCATCCCGAACCGGATGAGAACGGCGTCGCCGCCGCGTCCCGGATCCTGGAATTCCTGGACCGGAACCTGACGTCCCGGGACCTTCTCCTGGTGCTCATCTCAGGGGGCGGCTCGGCCCTGACTCCCTGCCCCGTCCCGGGAATCACGCTCTCCGACAAGCAGGCGGCCACCTCCGTCCTCTTGAACTCGGGCGCCACCATCCACGAGATCAACGCCATTCGGAAGCACCTGAGCCGATTCAAGGGAGGCCGCCTGTTGCGGCACACCCACGGCGCCCAGGTGGTTTCCCTGCTCCTCTCCGACGTGGTCGGGGACGACTTGAGCAGCATCGCCTCGGGACCCACCGTTCCCGATCCCACCCGCTTCGAAGACTGTCTGGGAATCCTGAGGCAGTACGGGATCCGGACCGCCGTGCCCGGTCCCGTGCTGCGGTATCTGCAGGAGGGCGCCGCCGGTGGAGTGGACGCCCCGCGGGAGACCCCCAAAGAGAACGACCCGGCCTTCGTGAAGGTCCAGAACAGGGTGGTGGGAAGCAACATCCTGGCTCTGAAGGCGGCGGCAGCCGAATCCCGCCGCCTGGGCTTCGCACCCCTGATCCTCTCTTCCTCCATCTACGGCAACACGGAGGACGTGGCCAAGGTCCACGTGGGCATCGCCCGGGAAGTGCTCCAGAGCGGCCTTCCGGTCGCCCCACCCTGTTGCATCATCTCCGGAGGGGAGACCACGGTCAGAGTCACCGGATCGGGAAAAGGCGGCAGGAACCAGGAGTTCGCCCTCTGGTGCGCCCGCGAAATGGAAAGTTGGGGAGCCGAGCCGGTGCTCATCGCCTCCATCGGTTCGGACGGCAACGACGGTCCCACCGACGCCGCCGGGGCCTGGGCCAGACCGGAAACCACACGAAGGTCCCGTTCGCTGGGACTCGATCCGGAGTCCTACCTGGGCGACAACGACTCCTACCACTTTTTCGAGAAGCTGGGCGACCTCATCATCACCGGCCCCACCCAGACCAACGTGATGGACCTCCGGTTCATCCTGGTGGGAAGCTAA
- a CDS encoding DNA translocase FtsK yields MSIQAYQRISELLGLSLLFGSALLTLSLVSYDPTDASYSVASSSRIYSNLAGKIGALSSDVLYQLLGWSALCVPIPFLLLGYRWLRRRRLEDPFLKLFCVVSGLIALSAAFSIVPLPIRPDVNFAPGGILGVMLAHYLTSVLNAPGALLVLATALILSLVAGTTFSVNRFLGWIGNRNWNLLRNAWAHYSDWTHSRRQKKEAATWSEKTESQVAQPMPRRMTWDGVKPEDAPPPENIPETIARSVSQTVPTTIPQAIPAALPEVEPESGPEAEAFAVPVAAAPAESTPVDRPRQDAASTYTLPPLDYLEENLIRPEIDEADLIQRAHILATKCAEFGVLGQVLQIHPGPVVTTFEFKPDPGIKYSRVTNLSDDLCLALKAESVRIERISGKNTVGIEVPNSDRQIIHLREILSSGSFHQMQSPLALGLGKTIHGANYVADLSRMPHLLIAGATGSGKSVALNCIVCSILYKAGPDEVRFIMIDPKRLELGLYADIPHLMAPIVTDPKQAANALNWAVGEMEKRYRTLAHAGVRDIGEYNKLVTEDPGQSKEGPLPYVVVIVDELADLMLTTGKEVETAVTRLAQMARAIGIHLILATQRPSVDVITGLIKANFPSRISFRVSSKIDSRTILDGNGAEQLLGMGDMLVLSPGTSRLVRSHGAWVSVKEINRLTSYIKDQGNPDYREEILAGDEDENEPGAVGGVSPAEDSLFDEAARLVVATGKASTSLLQRRLRIGYGRAARLLDIMEHEGIISPPDGSKARDILVAPDYFEEVDSRD; encoded by the coding sequence ATGAGCATCCAGGCCTACCAGCGCATTTCGGAATTGTTGGGACTCTCCCTCCTGTTCGGCTCCGCCCTGCTGACCCTGTCCCTCGTGAGCTACGATCCCACCGACGCCTCATACAGCGTCGCCTCGTCCAGCCGGATCTACTCCAATCTGGCGGGCAAGATCGGCGCCTTGAGCTCGGACGTTCTGTACCAACTGCTCGGTTGGTCGGCCCTTTGCGTGCCCATTCCGTTTTTGCTCCTGGGATACCGGTGGCTTCGGAGACGGCGTCTGGAAGACCCCTTCCTGAAGCTGTTTTGCGTCGTATCCGGCCTGATCGCCTTGAGCGCGGCCTTCTCCATCGTTCCCCTGCCCATCCGTCCGGATGTGAATTTTGCCCCCGGCGGGATCCTGGGAGTGATGCTGGCGCATTACCTCACCTCCGTGCTGAACGCTCCCGGAGCCCTGCTCGTCCTGGCCACAGCCCTGATTCTATCTCTGGTCGCCGGCACCACTTTTTCCGTGAACCGGTTCCTGGGCTGGATCGGCAACCGCAACTGGAACCTCTTGCGGAACGCCTGGGCGCACTATTCCGATTGGACTCATAGCCGGCGCCAAAAAAAGGAAGCGGCGACCTGGAGCGAAAAGACGGAATCTCAAGTGGCGCAACCGATGCCGCGGAGGATGACCTGGGACGGGGTCAAGCCCGAAGATGCGCCTCCTCCCGAGAACATTCCGGAAACTATTGCGCGATCCGTTTCACAGACCGTCCCAACGACCATCCCGCAGGCCATTCCGGCCGCTTTGCCCGAGGTCGAACCGGAGTCCGGACCGGAGGCCGAAGCCTTCGCGGTGCCGGTGGCGGCGGCTCCGGCGGAATCGACTCCGGTCGACCGGCCCAGGCAGGACGCGGCTTCCACCTACACGCTCCCTCCTCTGGATTACCTGGAGGAGAACCTGATCAGGCCGGAGATCGACGAGGCCGACCTCATACAAAGAGCCCATATCCTGGCGACCAAGTGCGCCGAGTTCGGGGTCTTGGGCCAAGTGTTGCAGATTCATCCCGGGCCGGTGGTCACGACCTTCGAATTCAAGCCGGATCCGGGCATCAAGTACAGCCGCGTCACCAATCTTTCGGACGATCTCTGTCTGGCTCTGAAGGCCGAGTCGGTCCGCATCGAACGGATCTCCGGCAAGAACACCGTCGGCATCGAAGTCCCGAACTCGGATCGCCAGATCATCCATTTGAGAGAGATCCTCTCGTCCGGCAGCTTCCACCAGATGCAATCCCCTCTGGCTCTGGGACTCGGGAAAACCATCCATGGCGCCAACTACGTGGCGGACCTTTCGCGAATGCCGCATCTTCTCATTGCCGGGGCCACCGGATCGGGGAAGAGCGTGGCCCTGAACTGCATCGTCTGCTCCATCCTCTACAAGGCCGGCCCGGACGAAGTCCGATTCATCATGATCGATCCGAAACGGCTCGAGCTGGGCCTGTACGCCGACATTCCACACTTGATGGCGCCGATCGTCACGGACCCGAAGCAGGCGGCCAACGCCTTGAACTGGGCCGTGGGAGAGATGGAGAAACGGTACCGGACGCTGGCGCACGCCGGGGTTCGCGACATTGGGGAATACAACAAGTTGGTGACCGAAGATCCGGGCCAGTCGAAAGAGGGTCCCCTTCCCTACGTCGTCGTCATCGTCGACGAGTTGGCCGACCTCATGCTCACCACGGGCAAAGAGGTGGAAACCGCCGTCACTCGACTCGCCCAAATGGCCAGGGCCATCGGGATCCACTTGATTCTCGCCACGCAGCGCCCGTCGGTGGACGTCATCACCGGCCTGATCAAAGCCAATTTCCCCAGCCGGATCTCCTTCCGGGTCTCCTCCAAGATCGACTCCCGGACCATCCTGGACGGCAACGGCGCGGAGCAGTTGCTGGGCATGGGAGACATGCTGGTGCTGTCTCCCGGAACCTCACGGTTGGTTCGCTCCCACGGGGCCTGGGTGAGCGTGAAGGAAATCAATCGCCTGACCTCCTACATCAAGGACCAGGGCAATCCCGACTACCGCGAGGAAATCCTCGCCGGCGACGAGGATGAGAACGAACCCGGAGCGGTCGGCGGCGTCTCGCCCGCGGAAGACAGCCTGTTCGATGAGGCCGCCCGGTTGGTGGTGGCGACCGGCAAGGCATCCACTTCCCTCCTGCAGCGAAGGCTCAGAATCGGATACGGACGCGCCGCCAGGCTCTTGGACATCATGGAGCACGAGGGCATCATCAGTCCCCCCGACGGAAGCAAGGCCCGCGACATTCTGGTGGCGCCCGACTACTTCGAAGAAGTGGACAGCCGGGATTGA